The proteins below are encoded in one region of Pelecanus crispus isolate bPelCri1 chromosome 4, bPelCri1.pri, whole genome shotgun sequence:
- the CFAP96 gene encoding cilia-and flagella-associated protein 96, producing MPAEGKSDMERIGLFSEMGYVTIGDKYVSRYMRPFNEAASKNRQMLPGGTKTLSALQAGYFEPQFVRIFDGEAYSNPVQLRRRYRLAESKKNLGKAFLPSNGDKLPCGLGSYYGTIGGSCAYFSPQLKAKERYIPPGKNFYTNPGKKGTGYGYANLTIGEQYPHEPDGYEVERINAKKVQEEHKRLVKGGPFKLNLYPQEYFDVNPYFNDKPLPPVKKPPPEKPVAPPFKPSSPAKKSGGMKGGTFDPYPSHSADSYVIKKSEAVTTNKERQIFHPPPGPKSRPVRSIISLNVTRSLNVKNYKTAQLTTY from the exons ATgcctgcagaagggaaaagtgATATGGAGAGGATTGGCCTCTTCAGTGAAATGGGTTATGTTACTATTGGAGATAAATATGTATCACGTTATATGC GCCCTTTTAACGAAGCTGCGAGCAAGAACAGACAGATGTTACCTGGGGGGACCAAAACACTgtcagctctgcaggcaggtTATTTTGAGCCTCAGTTTGTGAGGATTTTCGATGGTGAAGCCTACTCAAACCCTGTTCAGCTAAGGAGACGCTATAGATTGGcagaatcaaagaaaaatttggGCAAAGCTTTCCTTCCCAGTAATGGAGACAAATTGCC ATGTGGTCTTGGCAGCTATTATGGAACCATAGGAGGTTCGTGTGCATATTTCAGTCCACAACTCAAAGCCAAAGAAAGATACATTCCTCCTGGGAAGAATTTTTATACTAATCCAGGAAAGAAAGGGACTGGATATGG ttatGCAAACCTTACCATAGGTGAACAATATCCACATGAACCTGATGGGTATGAAGTAGAAAGAATAAATGCAAAg aaagtGCAAGAGGAACATAAACGGTTGGTTAAAGGAGGGCCTTTCAAGTTAAATCTATATCCCCAGGAGTATTTTGATGTGAATCCCTATTTTAATGACAAACCTTTGCCACCTGTGAAGAAACCACCTCCAGAGAAGCCAGTTGCACCACCTTTCAAACCAAGTTCTCCTGCTAAAAAG tcagggGGCATGAAGGGAGGCACATTTGATCCTTACCCAAGCCATTCCGCTGACTcttatgtaattaaaaaatccGAGGCTGTCACAACTAATAAAGAACGACAGATTTTTCATCCTCCTCCTGGACCAAAAAGCAGACCTGTTAGAAGCATAATATCTTTAAATGTCACAAG GTCATTAAATGTAAAGAACTACAAGACTGCACAGCTGACAACTTATTAG